Proteins encoded by one window of Winogradskyella sp. PG-2:
- a CDS encoding MutS-related protein encodes MIKDIIFQIKYTFSQIKFNRKKELNQRLKESFGKLKDDSFDFDSIEKYFRKKDNSRAYQILSDKTYNDLDFDDLFMLLDRTHSKVGQQYLYNHLRTIKVNEKKTKLNEEIITQLSENPELRISVQKKLEKLKHKDAYYISSLFQEEHLNPPKWFIVIKLLSFASLVSLILGFFNPIFFIVLLGVFCVNFVLHYWNKNNLVQYVGSIPPLLKLNNVASHLFTSSLFKKLNPELPKSIKLINEVKNRMSFFSLEAQLQGEFEIIAWLIFEIFKTMFLLEPLLLFGVLKRLNTKRDEIENVFKFVGHIDMLISIASLRKGLKTFCLPIINDEDKIIAQDISHPLIFNCTINTIEIAEKSILLTGSNMSGKTTFIRAIGLNVITGLTINTCFAKSMTFHLLKVFSAIRISDDLMNNKSYYFEEVLTIKEMLKESKNENKNLFLLDEIFKGTNTVERISAGKSVLSALTKNNNKILVSTHDIELTDMLSDEYELYHFSETVNEKTIGFDYKLKEGKLKNRNAIRILEINDYPKEVVKEAIGIAKELDQTYLTKNTTGNNVYKK; translated from the coding sequence ATGATTAAAGACATAATATTTCAAATAAAATACACCTTCTCTCAAATAAAATTCAACCGAAAAAAAGAGTTAAATCAAAGGCTGAAAGAATCATTCGGAAAACTGAAAGATGATTCCTTTGACTTTGACAGTATTGAAAAATACTTCAGAAAGAAAGACAACTCAAGAGCTTATCAAATATTATCAGACAAAACCTATAACGACTTGGATTTTGACGATTTGTTTATGCTACTTGACCGAACTCATTCAAAAGTTGGGCAACAATACCTGTACAATCATCTTCGTACTATAAAAGTAAATGAAAAGAAAACCAAGCTAAACGAAGAAATAATAACTCAATTATCGGAAAATCCCGAATTGAGAATTTCGGTTCAAAAAAAACTTGAAAAGCTAAAACATAAAGATGCTTATTATATATCTTCTTTATTTCAAGAAGAGCATCTTAATCCACCAAAATGGTTTATTGTAATAAAACTATTGTCGTTTGCAAGTTTAGTTTCTCTTATTTTAGGCTTTTTCAACCCTATATTTTTCATTGTTCTACTAGGAGTTTTTTGCGTGAATTTTGTGCTTCATTATTGGAATAAAAATAATTTAGTACAATATGTAGGTTCAATTCCACCGCTTTTAAAGCTTAATAATGTCGCTTCTCATTTATTTACCAGCTCATTATTTAAAAAATTAAATCCTGAATTACCAAAGTCAATTAAACTAATAAATGAGGTTAAAAACAGAATGTCTTTTTTCTCACTCGAAGCTCAGCTTCAAGGAGAATTTGAAATCATAGCTTGGCTTATATTTGAGATTTTTAAAACAATGTTTTTACTTGAGCCTTTATTATTATTTGGTGTTTTAAAAAGGCTCAATACGAAAAGAGATGAAATAGAAAACGTTTTTAAATTTGTTGGTCATATTGATATGCTAATTTCCATAGCATCTTTAAGAAAAGGACTTAAAACATTTTGTTTGCCAATTATTAATGATGAAGATAAAATCATTGCTCAAGATATAAGTCATCCTTTAATTTTTAATTGCACAATTAACACCATTGAAATAGCGGAAAAATCGATACTTCTTACAGGCTCAAACATGTCTGGAAAAACCACTTTTATTCGTGCAATTGGACTAAATGTAATCACAGGTCTTACCATTAATACTTGTTTTGCTAAATCTATGACTTTTCATTTATTAAAAGTGTTTTCAGCTATCCGAATAAGTGATGATTTGATGAACAATAAAAGTTATTATTTTGAAGAAGTATTAACCATAAAAGAAATGCTAAAAGAGAGTAAAAACGAAAACAAAAATTTATTCCTTTTGGATGAAATATTTAAAGGCACAAATACCGTAGAACGAATTTCTGCTGGAAAATCTGTTTTATCTGCTTTAACAAAGAATAACAATAAAATATTGGTTTCAACTCACGACATAGAATTAACCGATATGCTGTCAGATGAATATGAACTATATCACTTTAGTGAAACAGTAAACGAGAAGACTATAGGATTTGATTATAAACTGAAAGAAGGAAAACTAAAAAACAGAAATGCCATTAGAATACTTGAAATTAACGATTATCCGAAAGAAGTTGTGAAAGAAGCAATTGGAATAGCCAAAGAATTAGACCAAACATATTTAACAAAAAACACTACTGGCAACAACGTATATAAAAAATAG
- a CDS encoding metallophosphoesterase: MKILKWGAKLIFGYWFLTTLIFGHTELNTKTGIQSFGWSGLDALFSEQEFGFFIDEPYKTNLDGADGPYIFDNIKYWVNDEDKLKKKKFDRQKPIEVTVNNEVNDKFEITLKNSHQNEPEFYDFPPKLIAISDIEGNFNALHSFLINNKVIDKSYNWIFGEGHLVLNGDFFDRGQSVTQTLWLIYSLEKKAEEQNGKVHFINGNHEIMNLNGDMSHSLHRYVEVAKRISKETHWDEASKFLYSEKSELGKWLRTKNVIEKIGQYIFVHGGLNKKIIDADLRINDINKIAKAYYGKKFENNTHNLKEKLVVQSQSSPYWDRSLATNIFNKTVFFFNGASLKKTSQTELDSILNFYKTNKIVIGHSVVDNVSADYNGKVIKIDVKHGLKKNSIKTEGLLIENGIEYRVNGLGEKKRI, translated from the coding sequence TTGAAAATTCTCAAATGGGGTGCTAAATTAATATTCGGATATTGGTTCTTAACAACTTTAATTTTTGGACATACGGAATTGAATACTAAAACGGGCATTCAAAGTTTTGGATGGTCAGGTCTAGATGCATTATTTTCAGAGCAAGAGTTTGGTTTTTTTATAGACGAACCATACAAAACTAATTTAGACGGAGCAGATGGCCCATATATTTTTGACAATATTAAATATTGGGTCAACGATGAAGATAAATTAAAAAAGAAGAAATTCGATAGACAAAAACCAATTGAAGTTACTGTAAACAATGAAGTCAACGATAAATTTGAAATCACACTTAAAAACTCTCATCAAAACGAACCAGAATTTTATGATTTTCCACCCAAGTTAATTGCTATTTCTGATATCGAAGGAAATTTTAATGCATTACATAGTTTTTTAATAAATAATAAAGTAATTGATAAAAGTTACAATTGGATTTTCGGAGAAGGTCATTTGGTTCTTAACGGAGACTTTTTTGACCGAGGACAAAGTGTAACCCAAACTTTGTGGTTAATATACTCATTGGAAAAAAAAGCAGAAGAACAAAACGGCAAAGTTCATTTTATAAATGGAAATCACGAAATAATGAACCTAAATGGAGATATGTCACATTCATTACATCGTTATGTAGAAGTTGCAAAACGAATTAGTAAGGAAACACATTGGGACGAAGCTTCAAAATTCCTCTATTCAGAAAAATCAGAATTAGGAAAATGGTTGAGGACAAAAAACGTAATTGAGAAAATAGGACAATATATATTCGTTCACGGTGGGTTAAATAAAAAAATTATAGATGCAGATTTAAGAATAAACGATATAAATAAAATTGCAAAAGCTTATTATGGGAAAAAGTTTGAAAACAATACTCATAATTTGAAAGAAAAATTAGTAGTTCAATCCCAAAGCAGTCCGTATTGGGACAGAAGTTTGGCTACTAATATTTTCAATAAAACAGTATTTTTCTTTAATGGGGCTTCGTTAAAAAAGACTTCTCAAACAGAATTAGATTCAATATTAAATTTTTATAAAACTAATAAAATAGTAATTGGTCACTCTGTGGTGGATAACGTATCAGCTGATTATAATGGAAAAGTTATTAAAATTGATGTAAAGCACGGATTGAAGAAAAACAGTATAAAAACAGAAGGGTTACTGATAGAAAATGGTATTGAGTACAGAGTTAATGGATTAGGTGAAAAGAAAAGGATATAA